One Ancylobacter novellus DSM 506 genomic window, GGGCTTCGAGACCGCATCCGTCGTTGCCGCCATGACGTTGATCGGCCCGGCGCAGGTCGCCGGTCGCATCGGTATTTGGGTTTTCGCCCAGCGCGCGCCTGTGCGAGTGATCGGCTCGGCCACCGTCGCCATCTTCCCGGTTGCGCTGACGGCGCTGGACATTCTGCCCCCGAGCTTCCTGCTGCTGGCGGTCGTCGCGCTGCTCTACGGCGCCGCGAATGGCATCACCACCATCGTGCGCGGTCTCTCCGTCCCGGAAATGCTGACGCGGGAAGCCTACGGGGCCGTCAACGGCGCCATGTCCGCCCCGAGCACCGTGTCGCGCGCCCTGGCTCCGCTGGCCGGGGCGATGATCTGGTCGATGTCGGGTTCCTATGACGCGGTCCTGTTCAGCATCGTCATCATGACGGTGGTAGTGGCCGCCGGGTTCTGGCTGGCAGCCTATCTTTCGCGCCGCGCCGAGCGCGCCACGTCCTGAGGTACCTTTTCATGACCACTTTTGACGACTTCACCGATGCGCTCGATCCCGCGCACTTCGATCGGCCGGATGCCGACAAGCTGGCGCCTGCGCAGGTCCTGACGCACCCACCGCGCATCCTCCTTCTCTACGGTTCGCTCCGGGAGCGATCCTACAGCCGCCTTCTCGTCGAAGAGGCCGCCCGGCTGCTGGACGCCATGGGAGCTGAGACGCGCATCTTCGATCCGCGTGGACTTCCGATGCCCGACAGCGTGCCCGCGGATCACCCCAAGGTGGTCGAGTTGCGCACCCTGTCGGAGTGGTCCGAAGGGCAGGTCTGGTGCAGTCCCGAGCGGCACGGCACCATCACCGGCCTGTTCAAGAGCCAGATCGACTGGATCCCGCTCGAATATCGCGGGATCCGGCCCACGCAGGGGCGCACGCTGGCGGTCATGCAGGTGTCCGGAGGGTCGCAGTCCTTCAACGCCGTGAACGCCCTTCGCGTGTTGGGCCGTTGGATGCGGATGGTGACCATCCCCAACCAGTCCTCCGTCGCCAAGGCCTTCCAGGAATTCGACGAGGCGGGCCGGATGAGGCCGTCGCCCTATTACGAGCGTGTGGTCGATGTGATGGAGGAACTCATCAAGTTCACCCTGCTGCTGCGCGAGCGGAAGGACTATTTCACCAGCCGCTACAGCGAGCGGCGCGAGGCCGCGCTAAAGGCGGAGGCCGAGCAGGCCGATCTCTCGCGGATCGCGATGGAAGGGAGCGCGCACCGCGGCTGATGCACCAAGACGCTCAGCCGCCCGTCACGCTCATGTGGCGGCGCACGGAGGGGGCGCGGCCGGGGCGGTCGATGACGAAATCGTGCCCCTTCGGCTTGCGGAAGATCGCGTCGTCGAGCGCGGCGTGCAGCTTCTCGTCGCTCTCGGAGGCGCGCAGCGGCGAACGCAGGTCCGCCGCGTCCTCCTGGCCGAGGCACATATAGAGCGTGCCGGTGCAGGTGACGCGCACGCGGTTGCAGCCCTCGCAGAAATTATGCGTCAGCGGGGTGATGAGGCCGAGCTTGCCGCCGGTCTCGGGAATCGAGACGTAGCGCGCCGGGCCGCCGGTGCGGAAGGGGATGTCCTCCAGCGTCCAGCGCTCTTCGAGGCGGGCGCGGACCGTGGAGAGCGGCAGATACTGGTCGACGCGCTCGGAGCCGGTCTCGCCGAGCGGCATGACCTCGATGAGCGAGACGTCCATGCCGCGCCCATGCGCCCATTCGATCAGCGAGGGGATCTCGTCCTCGTTCTCGCCGCGCAGGGCGACGGCGTTGAGCTTGACGTGGATGCCGGCTTCCTGCGCCGCGTCGATGCCGGCGAGCACCTTGTTGAGGTCTCCCCAGCGGGTCAGCGCGCGGAAGCGCTGCGGGTCGAGCGTGTCGAGCGAGACGTTGATGCGCTTGACGCCGCAATCGGCGAGCTCGGAGGCGAAGCGGGCGAGCTGCGAGCCGTTGGTGGTCAGCGTCAGCTCTTCGAGAGCGCCGGAATCGAGGTGCCGCGAGAGCGAGCGGAACAGGGTCATGACGTCGCGGCGCACCAGCGGCTCGCCGCCGGTCAGGCGCAGCTTCCGCACGCCGCGGGCGACGAAGGCGGAGCAGAGGCGGTCGAGCTCCTCCAGCGTCAGCAGCTCGGGCTTCGGCAGGAAGGTCATGTGCTCGGCCATGCAGTACACGCAGCGGAAGTCGCAGCGGTCGGTGACCGAGACACGCAGATAGGTGACGGCGCGGCCGAAGGTGTCGACGAGCGGCACAGGAACAGCGTGGCGCTCCGCGGCGGCCGCGGACGCGAACCGGACATTCATCGTGTGTCTCCGGGAGGGCCGTAGAGCGGGCAAGAAGATGGGCCGCCGCCGTCAGGCGGCGGCCCGGCACCGTCAGGAGGTGTATTCCTGCGACTTGAAGCTCAGATGCTGCACGCCCTTCGGCGCGTCGGCGATCTTCCGGATGCTGCCCCAGGTCTGCTTGTAGTTCGGGATGACGAACTCGTTGACCCCCGACGACACCACGTTGCCCTGAACGCCGGTCGGGTAGCCGAACAGCATGAAGGCCTGTTTGGGCTTGGCGCTCGGCGTGGGGTAGGCCATGGCCTGGGTCGAGCCGTTGTCGTTGTAGACCTCGACGAGATCGCCTTGCTTGAGGCCGAGTTCGGCCATGTCCTGGAGGTTCAGTTCGATAAACGGGTAGGGCCACCGATCGGTGACAAACTCGTTCTCGACATCCAGATAGGCGCTTTGCCAGACGAGGTTGGCCCGGCCGTTGTTGATCAGGAAGGGGAACTTGTCCTTCTCGGCTTGCTTGCCGGGTGCCTCCAGACCCCGCCACTGAGTTTGCGCGAACACCGCCTTTCCGTCCGGCTTGTTGAACTTGCCGTCGGCAAAGAGCCGCTTGGTCCCGACGATCTGGCCGTCCTGGACGCCGGTCGCGGGCTCCTGGAAGCCGTTCGTGCCCATGGTCCGCAGCAGGTCGTAGGTGACGAACTCGCCGCCCTTTTCATGGCCGTGATAGCCGTCCATGAAGGCGTCCTCCTCGGTCTTCCAGTCGAAGCCCGAGAATTTCGCCGCGACGTCCGCCTTGCCCATTTCGCCGAGCACGCGCTGCATGTGGTTGGCGATGCGCGCCGCGATGAGACAGTCCGGCATGGCGACACCGGGCGGATCCATGTAGCGCTCGGTGAGCCGCATGCGCCGTTCGCCGTTCATCGAGGTGAGGTTCATCTCGCCCGAGGTGGCCGCGGGCAGCATGACGTGGGCGGCCTCGCCGACCTTGGTCGGAACGATGTCCACGTCGACCGAGAACAGCCCACCCTTGCGGATCGCATCCATGATGGCCGCGACCATGGCAGGCCGATCGCCATAGGGGACGGCGTTCATGGCGTCTTTCACGAGGTCGGTGCGCTTCTTGTAGACCCGCTTGAACTCCATGGCGTTCAGCGTCGTCTTGTAGTGGTCGCATCCCCAGATGTGGTGGACGCCGCCCTTGCCCTCGATCAGCAGCTTGTCGACATAGGCCGCGGGCCTACCGACATGGGCATCCGACGGGCGGGAGTAGCCCTCCTGATGACCGCCCATGCGCACGCAGCCACCGCCGGGACGTCCGATATTGCCCGTCGCCAGCGCCAGGTTCACCAGCGACTGGTTGGTGCGGTAGTTGTCGTTGCCCCAGATCAGGCCCTTCTCATAGGCGAACATGGCGCGGCGGCGCGCGCCCCCCGCCTTCGGCTCGGCGATCCAGGTGATCGCCTTGACGATGTCGGCCTCGGACAGGCCGGTGATCTTCGCCGCCTCGGCGATCGACGTCTTGTTGGCGGCGACCGCCTTGTCGAAATCGTTCGTGGAGGCGCCGATGAAGGCCTTGTCGATCCAACCCTTGTCGACCGCGTAGGTGAACCAGGCGTTGAACAGCGCCAGGTCGGTGCCCGAGTTAAGCGCGAGATGGAGCACGTTCTCCTTCCCCGCCTCGGCTTCGCAAGCGTTGACCGTCACCGTCCGCCGCGGATCGACGATCACGACGCGTCCCCGCTCGACGGGTTCGCTCCCGAACTCCGCCTTCTTCTTGTCGAGCGACGCGCCGCGCAGGTTCGGCACCCAGTGGTTCAGGAAATAATTGGTCTGGGTCTCGAGCGCGTTGGTGCCGACCGCGACGATGGTGTCGGCGAGCTGCGCGTCCTCGTAGCAGTTGTTGAGCTCCCCCACGCCCATGTCGCGCGAGCCGTGAACCTCGGAGTTGTAGGCGGGGCGGTTGTGGATGCGGATGTTCTTGACCTTCATGGCCCCGAAATAGAGCTTGCCAGTGCCCCAGGTGTTCTCATAGCCGCCGCCGGCGCCGCCATGGTCGAAGGCGGAGACGAACAGGCCGTCCTCGCCCTGCTCGGCGATCACCGCGGCCGTCACCCGGGCGACGAGATCGAGCGCGTCCTCCCAGCTTGTCGGCTGCAACTGGCCGTAGCGCCAAACGAGGGGATCGGTGAGCCGCTGGAGTTGCGTATTGCGCTGGCGCGAATAGCTCATCTCGGCGATGCGCGCGCCGCGCACCGAGCCGAGCCCGGAGTTCACCGAGCATTCACGATCGGGCTTGATGACGATGTGAACGTCGCGGCCGTCCTGCCGGACGATGTTGTACATGGACGGCGCGTACCAGGCAGGCGTATCCGCCTCCTGCTGCTGCGAGAGATCCACGCCGAACGCGTTGTCCGCCGGGGCGGTGCCGCCCTCGTAGCGAGCATCCCAGCTATAGGCCTTGTAGCCGCAGCCGACGATGCAGTAGTGGCAGACGACGTTGTGAACCTTGGCATTCACCGGCACTATGGGCAGCCGGCCGATCTGGCGCTTGTAGGCCATCTTTCCCTCCCTCAGAGCACGTTCGACAGGCGGCCATAGAGGAGCTCGTCTACGCCCTCGGCGTAGATGTCGCCCTTGTCATCGATGCGCAGAGCGTATTGGGGGAGGTTCTGCGTCGCCTGGCCCCAGATCTGCTGCCCGCCCTTCTCGCAGTCGAAGCGGGAATAGTGCCCGGGGCAATTCAGCGTGCGGTCTCCCGCCGAATAGGACAGCGGAAAGCCCTTGTGGGGGCACGCGGTCGAGAACCCGACGATGTCGCCGTCCGGGCCCGCGCCGCCGGGCACGCGCGTGCCGAGCTTGAGCAGGACGCCCGGCGCATCCTCGTCCGGATAAGTGACGTCGAATGCCTCGTCGACCTTCAGGTCCTTTACGTTGCCGAGGCGGTTGACCGGATATTTGACCAATGCCGCCGCCGCGGGCTGGGCCGCTTGGGCCTCCGCGGGCAGCACGCTCGTCACCGCCGCGCCCGCCGTCATGACCCCGGCTCCCGTCAGGAACTTCCGGCGCCCGGCATCCACGAGGTTGTTGCACCTCTTCATCTTGGCTCCCTCCCATAGTGTCCGATCGGACGGGAGCGGCATTGCAGCCATTGGGCCAAGAACGAATCTTGTTGTTTGTCAGATGGTTGGCTGATCCGGGACGTCTAATGGCCTGCTTCGACGTTCGGGAACCCGAACATGCTGCAACGCCGTGGGTTCGGGTTTCCGGACAAGCCTACGCATCGAGGCCGAGGCGGCGCATCTTCTCCCACAGGGTTGTACGCCCGATGCCGAGCAGCCGCGCCGCTCCGCTGATCTCGCCATTCGTCGCGGCCAGCGCCCGTACGATGTGTCGACGTTCCGCCTCGAGCCGAGCGGTCTCAAGGGATTCGAAGGTGGCCGAAGACACAGGCCTGCCGGCGGATTCAGGGAAGAGGTCGCCGGGCATCAGCCACGGCCCCATCGCCAAGGCGACCGCACGTTCCATGCGGTTGCGCAGCTCGCGGACGTTGCCGGGCCATGCATGCGCGAGGGCTGCCTCCTGGGCGAGGCCGCTAATGCCGCGAGCCTGCGTCGGTAATTGTTCCGAGAGTTCCGCGAAGAAGCGGTCCATCAGCCACGGGATGTCCTCGAGTCGCTCGCGCAGCGCCGGAAGGCGGATGGTGACGACGTTGACTCGGTAGAACAGGTCCTCGCGGAAGCTTCCTTCCCGGACGCGTGACGGGAGGT contains:
- the arsH gene encoding arsenical resistance protein ArsH, coding for MTTFDDFTDALDPAHFDRPDADKLAPAQVLTHPPRILLLYGSLRERSYSRLLVEEAARLLDAMGAETRIFDPRGLPMPDSVPADHPKVVELRTLSEWSEGQVWCSPERHGTITGLFKSQIDWIPLEYRGIRPTQGRTLAVMQVSGGSQSFNAVNALRVLGRWMRMVTIPNQSSVAKAFQEFDEAGRMRPSPYYERVVDVMEELIKFTLLLRERKDYFTSRYSERREAALKAEAEQADLSRIAMEGSAHRG
- the moaA gene encoding GTP 3',8-cyclase MoaA, with product MNVRFASAAAAERHAVPVPLVDTFGRAVTYLRVSVTDRCDFRCVYCMAEHMTFLPKPELLTLEELDRLCSAFVARGVRKLRLTGGEPLVRRDVMTLFRSLSRHLDSGALEELTLTTNGSQLARFASELADCGVKRINVSLDTLDPQRFRALTRWGDLNKVLAGIDAAQEAGIHVKLNAVALRGENEDEIPSLIEWAHGRGMDVSLIEVMPLGETGSERVDQYLPLSTVRARLEERWTLEDIPFRTGGPARYVSIPETGGKLGLITPLTHNFCEGCNRVRVTCTGTLYMCLGQEDAADLRSPLRASESDEKLHAALDDAIFRKPKGHDFVIDRPGRAPSVRRHMSVTGG
- a CDS encoding arsenate reductase (azurin) large subunit — translated: MAYKRQIGRLPIVPVNAKVHNVVCHYCIVGCGYKAYSWDARYEGGTAPADNAFGVDLSQQQEADTPAWYAPSMYNIVRQDGRDVHIVIKPDRECSVNSGLGSVRGARIAEMSYSRQRNTQLQRLTDPLVWRYGQLQPTSWEDALDLVARVTAAVIAEQGEDGLFVSAFDHGGAGGGYENTWGTGKLYFGAMKVKNIRIHNRPAYNSEVHGSRDMGVGELNNCYEDAQLADTIVAVGTNALETQTNYFLNHWVPNLRGASLDKKKAEFGSEPVERGRVVIVDPRRTVTVNACEAEAGKENVLHLALNSGTDLALFNAWFTYAVDKGWIDKAFIGASTNDFDKAVAANKTSIAEAAKITGLSEADIVKAITWIAEPKAGGARRRAMFAYEKGLIWGNDNYRTNQSLVNLALATGNIGRPGGGCVRMGGHQEGYSRPSDAHVGRPAAYVDKLLIEGKGGVHHIWGCDHYKTTLNAMEFKRVYKKRTDLVKDAMNAVPYGDRPAMVAAIMDAIRKGGLFSVDVDIVPTKVGEAAHVMLPAATSGEMNLTSMNGERRMRLTERYMDPPGVAMPDCLIAARIANHMQRVLGEMGKADVAAKFSGFDWKTEEDAFMDGYHGHEKGGEFVTYDLLRTMGTNGFQEPATGVQDGQIVGTKRLFADGKFNKPDGKAVFAQTQWRGLEAPGKQAEKDKFPFLINNGRANLVWQSAYLDVENEFVTDRWPYPFIELNLQDMAELGLKQGDLVEVYNDNGSTQAMAYPTPSAKPKQAFMLFGYPTGVQGNVVSSGVNEFVIPNYKQTWGSIRKIADAPKGVQHLSFKSQEYTS
- a CDS encoding arsenate reductase (azurin) small subunit; its protein translation is MKRCNNLVDAGRRKFLTGAGVMTAGAAVTSVLPAEAQAAQPAAAALVKYPVNRLGNVKDLKVDEAFDVTYPDEDAPGVLLKLGTRVPGGAGPDGDIVGFSTACPHKGFPLSYSAGDRTLNCPGHYSRFDCEKGGQQIWGQATQNLPQYALRIDDKGDIYAEGVDELLYGRLSNVL